From the genome of Raphanus sativus cultivar WK10039 unplaced genomic scaffold, ASM80110v3 Scaffold4911, whole genome shotgun sequence, one region includes:
- the LOC130507605 gene encoding uncharacterized protein LOC130507605, whose amino-acid sequence MNVLRQRYKENPQCFRSERMCFLDHNFTQSWREQYLFFKASSSDHNGLGKMLPSGAASLYDGSMPSFCQSNKKWGEDIDDIYAPLNLDNKHWVAIWISIPKRHIVVWDSIPSTTIPERWDEIMEPFLEMVPYLIVECGDQMHGLERYTYERLLKDVPTANNGDCGVYAAKYIECHALGVPFSPKDFARSNAKTMRDTMALVIWTELVDQHLKDNEDG is encoded by the coding sequence atgaatgtgctgaggcagaggtataaggagaacccacaatgtttccggagcgagcgaatgtgcttcctggatcacaactttacccagtcttggagagaacagtatctgttcttcaaagcatcgtcgtctgatcacaatggtttaggaaaaatgctacctagtggggcggcgagtttgtatgacggatcaatgccttcattttgccaatcaaacaagaagtggggggaggacattgatgatatctatgcgccactgaacttggacaacaaacattgggtggctatttggatatcgatccctaagaggcacatagtcgtctgggacagcataccttcaactaccataccagaaagatgggatgagataatggagccttttctcgagatggtcccttatctgattgtggagtgcggagaccagatgcatgggttggagcgatacacatatgagagactgctgaaagatgtacccacggccaacaatggtgattgtggcgtgtacgctgcaaagtacattgaatgtcatgctcttggggtcccctttagccctaaagactttgctaggtccaatgcgaagactatgagggatactatggctttggttatatggacggagcttgttgatcagcatctgaaagataatgaggatggtg